TCGTTCAACGGATTGGGGGTGTAGGTAGTGGTGACAACGCCGGTGCCGGTGGTGGTGACCGTGGTGACCATTTCCGATCCGCCGGTCAGAACCTGGTTGTAGGTGTATTCATAATTGTTGATCTGGTGGCGGGCGCCCAGCCGGAACACTATCTTCTTGGTCAGATCGAATTCCACGCAAACCGGGAACGACCAGTTCAGATAATCGCCGGCCTGTGTGTAATCCCACAGCTCGCCCCAGGTTGAGTTCTGGACGTAGCTGGCAGAAAGGGCGGGGTCGTTCAACTCATTGTAACGGTAAACTTCGGTCTGGGCCCGCTCGTGGGTCTCCATCTGATCATAGTTGCCGGTGGACAGCCCGAAGCCTATGGCGAATACCGCTTGGTTAAGCCTGGCTTTGTGCACTATCCTGAAGTCTATGTCGTTGTCGGTGTACTCACCAACCACGGCGTCGGTGTAGTTCTCATCATAATAATCGGAGTTGGTAACAGGGTTGACATCCTGTTCGTGGTAATTGTATTCCCAAGTGGTGCCCGATTTGGGCTTGTATCCTAAGTGGCTGTACTGCAGATCAAACCGGGTGTCGGCTTTGTCGTTCCACTTGTAGACATAGGCGCCGCCGCCGGAGAAGCCGAAACCGGAATATTCGGTATCATAATTCCAGTCCTCGGTTTCATTATAACTGGCGCCGCCGGGATAAGAATCGTCCCAGGAATAGTTCCTTTCGTCGATGTCCTTGCCGCCGCCGAAGAGTATGGCCAAACGCAGGCTGACATCCATCTTGTCGTTCAGCGGTTTCCAGACCGAAAGACCAAGGTAATTTTCGCTCTCGGAATAGCCCTCGCTGGTGGTGTCCTTTTCGGCTTCGGTATAGGTCAGGGCCCCGGTCAGGATGTTATTTTCGTTATAGGTATAATCGCTGAAGTAATCCTCCATGTAGGAATACTGATAACGCTTGAAAGCCAGCCCCAGTTTCATGTCGTTGACCTGTTTGGCCCAACCCAGGAAATAATCGTTCTCATCCCCGGTTTCCATATACTGTTCCTGGTAATTCTCCACTCCCCGGAGATCATAGCCGGGATTGGTGCCGGGATCGATATCTGTCAGATAAACATTGGCGTAGGACAGGCTGTCCCTGTATTTGTTGGTATTCTTGGAGTACAGCAGTCCCAGCTTGCCGTAACCGAAAATGTCTGAGGTTCCGCCGATCACATAGGTGCCGGCGCCGGAGGGGTTGAACTGTTCTTCGTTCTGGCTGTAGATGTTGGCCAGATTGGTGTACAACCGCTGACCGTCGATCAGGGTCATCCGGGCGGGATCCAGGTAGCCGTAGCTGCCCAGCATAAGGTCCAGATCATCCTCCAGCAGTCCGGAAGTGGACTGATTCCGAAACGAATTGTACCAGGGTAGGGTTTGGACCTGGGCCACAGCCGCTGCCGACAAAGCAAGCAAAACAACAAGGGTCAATATTCTTGCTCTCATTTTTTCCTCCAGTTTGTTAATTGGTTGGTTTTGATAAACATAGTTGGTAGTTTTTCACTAATAAACTGGTTACGGCTCACCTCCTTCTTTATATGATATCAATATGTGATTATTCAGACATACATATTGTATATGATATTAAAAAGATCATCCATTGTCAAGAACAAAAAAAACATTTTTGCGTTTTTTTAAAAGACTTTTGGCATGAAATTGTTTTTGCGGCAAAATTGAGGACCGGGGGAAATATCTATTGACTAAATTTGCGCAGGTGGTATAATTGAAACCTCTTATGAACAAAAAAACCTCCATTCTTATACTGCTGGGCCTTATCTGGGCCGGCTCCCTGGTCTGGTTCGGACTGGGACGGGCCGGCTGTCAGCCTGCCGGGGTCAGACTAAAACCCCGGACCATGGCCGGGTCCGAGCAATGGCACGGCATCTACTACCAGGACAGGAAGATCGGCCACTCGATCACTTTGACCAGGGTGCTGGCTGACGGCGGACAGGCCGTCTCCAGCAAGTCGCTGATGCGCCTGCCTCTGATGGGCGAGGTCCGACAGGTGTCCACCACTTTGAACTACGACCTGGACAAGGATTACCAGCTGACCGGCTTTGAATTCAAGATGGGCGGGGCGGCCGAGATCTCGGTAAAGGGATTGGTCAAAGGCTGGCGCTTGGTCCTTTCGATCCTGTCCAACGGACAGAGCCAGACTACGGAGATGGACATCCCCGGCAACATCACCATGCCCGAGGCTTTGGAGCCGATGCTTACCGGCAAGAGCCTGGTCCCCGGCAAAGTTTATGATTTCTCGGTCTTCGACCCGGCCTCCATGGCGGTGGTGCCCCTGACGGTAACGGTGATCGGCCCCGACTCCCTGCGGCTGGATGACCAGTGGACACCGGCAGTAAAGCTGGAAGTAAGCTTCTCCGGCTCCAAAAGCCTGGCCTGGGTGGACACTTTGGGCCAGACCCTTAAGGAGGACGGCCCGCTGGGGATAACCATGATCCGCCAGACCAAGGAGCAGGCCCTGGTACTGCCGGAAGATTTTCCCGGGATGGACATGCTGGGCAGCATCGCAGTGCCGGTGATCAAAGGGGAACTGCCCAAGCCAAGAGAGACGGAACGGATGGTGATCGCGGTCTCGGGGTTGGACCTGAAAGGCCAGGACGTTTCCGGCGGACGGCAGACGGTCACCGACAGCCTTAAACAGATCGTGCAGGTCACCCGGGAGCAAACTCCCGAACTCCAAACAGTGAACGCCAAACCGGCCGAACTGGCCGAGTTTTTAAAGCCCACGGTGCTGATCCAGTCGCAGGACCCGGAGATAAAGAAGCTGGCCCAAAGCCTGGTCAAGGGTAAAAAGAACGATTGGAACAAGGCCCTGGCTTTGGAAAAGTGGGTGTTTGAGAACCTGGAGAAGAGCATGACCGTCAGCCTGCCCTCGGCGGTGGAGGTGCTGCAGTCACGGCAGGGCGACTGCAACGAGCATGCCACCCTGTTCGCCGCCCTGGCCCGGGCCGCCGGACTGCCCTGCAAGATCTCCCTGGGGGTGGTCTATCTTGACGGCAAGTTCTACTACCACGCCTGGAACTCTGTTTACTGCGGAAAGTGGGTCGAGCTGGACCCCACCTTCGGGCAGGCCCCGGCCGACGCCGCCCGCCTGCGATTGGCGGAGGGCGACCTCAGCCAGCAGACCCGTTTGCTTTCCGCCTTCGGCAACCTTAAAATTGAGATTTTGGAACATACGCCATGAACCAGGGAATTGAGATTAAGGATATTAAAAAATCATTCGGCGCCAAGCAGGCGGTGAACGGCGTCAGCCTGAGCATCGGACAGGGAGAGATCTTCGGCCTGCTGGGACCCAACGGGGCCGGCAAGACCACCACCCTTAAAATGCTGGCCGGGATACTGCGGCCGGATTCCGGCTCCCGCTCCATCTGCGGCTTTGACGTGGAGAGGGATCCGATCCAGGCCAAGCAGTGCCTGGGTTTCATCCCCGACGACCCCTTCATCTATGAGAAGCTCTCGGGCTGGGAGTTTCTGCACCTGGTGGCCCGGCTTTACGGCTGCTCTAATGAAGGACTGGAACAGCGGGTGGAGGAGTTGATAGACCGGTTCGAGGCCCGGGAGTGGATAGACCGACGGGCCGAGGGCTATTCCCACGGTATGCGCCAGAAGACGGTGCTGGCCGCCACCCTGCTCCACCAGCCGAAGGTGTATCTGATAGACGAGCCTCTGGTGGGACTGGACCCGGCCAGCATCATATTGGTGAAAAGAATATTTCAGGAGGAGGCCCAAAAAGGCTGCGCCCTGCTGGTCTCCACCCACACTTTGAGCCTGGCCGAAACCATCTGCCAACGGATAGGCATTATCGCCAGCGGAAAACTGGCGGCCCTGGGCACACTGGAGGAACTGCGGGAGCTTTCGAAACATAGACACCAGGACCTGGAGAGCCTGTACCTGGAATTCACCCGAAGCAATTAACAATGAACAGTGAACAATTACCCGTAGTCACTAAACAGTAGACAGTATCCAGTAAACTCACATAGTGAATAGTGGCTACGGGCTACTGAATACTGGATAGTGTATACTGACTAGTTAAAAGTTAACAGCATCGAGTTATAAGATGGCACTTGAAGGCAATCTTTCCGATTTCAGCATCCCCGAGATACTTCAGCTGATCTCCAGCCAGCGCAAGAACGGCGTCCTAACCCTGAAGCAGGGACAGGACGAGGCCGCCTTTGACCTGGACCAGGGCTACATCACCGGGGGCTTCTACAAGAAGCTGGGCAAGCAGGAACACATCTCCGAATACCTGTTCAAGACCGGACTGGTGAGCGAGGCCGGGTTCATGGAGGCCGAGGCCCAGCAGAAGGCCCTGAAGGTCCCGCTGGAGGAGATCCTGATCGAGCGCGGCTTTTTGTCCCAGGACGATTTTGAGGAGGTGATCCGCTTCAAGATCCAGGAGATCATGGACGAGATCTTCACCTGGGTGGAGGGGCACTACGTCTTCGACGTCAAGGCCAGGCTGTACACCCAGGCCAAATACCCGGTGCGGCTGGCGGTGGACGGTTTTCTGCTGGAGGGTATGCGGCGGCTGGACGAATGGCTGAGGATCAAGAAGGATATCCCCTCCCTGGAGACCATCGTCAAGGCCGGCACCAAGCCCCGGCCGCCGGAACTGACCCCGGAGCAGGAAAAACTGCTGGAGTTTTTGGGGCAGCGTTCCCTGTCGGCGGCCAATCTGATATCCTTGAGCGGAA
The sequence above is drawn from the candidate division TA06 bacterium genome and encodes:
- a CDS encoding transglutaminase domain-containing protein: MNKKTSILILLGLIWAGSLVWFGLGRAGCQPAGVRLKPRTMAGSEQWHGIYYQDRKIGHSITLTRVLADGGQAVSSKSLMRLPLMGEVRQVSTTLNYDLDKDYQLTGFEFKMGGAAEISVKGLVKGWRLVLSILSNGQSQTTEMDIPGNITMPEALEPMLTGKSLVPGKVYDFSVFDPASMAVVPLTVTVIGPDSLRLDDQWTPAVKLEVSFSGSKSLAWVDTLGQTLKEDGPLGITMIRQTKEQALVLPEDFPGMDMLGSIAVPVIKGELPKPRETERMVIAVSGLDLKGQDVSGGRQTVTDSLKQIVQVTREQTPELQTVNAKPAELAEFLKPTVLIQSQDPEIKKLAQSLVKGKKNDWNKALALEKWVFENLEKSMTVSLPSAVEVLQSRQGDCNEHATLFAALARAAGLPCKISLGVVYLDGKFYYHAWNSVYCGKWVELDPTFGQAPADAARLRLAEGDLSQQTRLLSAFGNLKIEILEHTP
- a CDS encoding ABC transporter ATP-binding protein, with protein sequence MNQGIEIKDIKKSFGAKQAVNGVSLSIGQGEIFGLLGPNGAGKTTTLKMLAGILRPDSGSRSICGFDVERDPIQAKQCLGFIPDDPFIYEKLSGWEFLHLVARLYGCSNEGLEQRVEELIDRFEAREWIDRRAEGYSHGMRQKTVLAATLLHQPKVYLIDEPLVGLDPASIILVKRIFQEEAQKGCALLVSTHTLSLAETICQRIGIIASGKLAALGTLEELRELSKHRHQDLESLYLEFTRSN